A section of the Candidatus Omnitrophota bacterium genome encodes:
- a CDS encoding PAS domain S-box protein, whose product MGANIKDLPNERLFISSEVLKAVNITYRQLSYWELKGIIKPTYQKLGTRDFKRYTQQDIDTLGRVKGLLDEGYALPATDTLKEIARRKEAEESIKHKLEFEKTISSISSRFISVSNIDEVINASLADIGRLSGANRSYLFLFKEDGLTTMDNTHEWCAEGVSPQIDNLQNLPSDMVLWWMKKLRNGEVIHIKDVSKLPSEAKAEKEILEGQDIKSLLVLPLSIAGKLAGFIGFDNVVRTGEWNNEDLALLRISSEIIGNALERKKAEEKIRLFSDAVVGAIDAIAITDMKGIISYVNPAKEETYGYKRGELIGKHVSIFNPKPEMFKETLLNLMKTGNWHGEVLQQKKNKEIFPALLSLSIIRDEKGKEIGMMGVVRDITERKKVEKKQVLRFEILKIFHQHGSLKNMHERAISLIKEYLDCEVVALRLKKDEDYPYFINNGFPEEFIKSENYLCIYDEKGNCLRDSRGKLVLACMCGIVINAKFNQDKPFFTKNGSFWTNSTSDLLASTNEKERGATTRNVCNQYGYESVALIPIKSSGDNLGLLHITDKRRNLFSADNINFLEELGHIIGMMVECKWTEETLLKSEDRYRKLLKNSDKELVKFIQSKEVS is encoded by the coding sequence ATGGGAGCAAACATAAAAGATTTACCTAATGAGCGATTATTTATCAGCTCAGAGGTATTAAAGGCAGTTAATATAACCTATCGGCAGCTTTCTTATTGGGAGCTTAAAGGTATAATTAAGCCCACCTACCAAAAATTAGGTACTCGAGACTTTAAGCGCTATACCCAACAAGATATAGATACTCTTGGGAGAGTTAAGGGTCTTTTAGACGAAGGTTATGCCCTTCCTGCAACTGATACTTTAAAGGAAATCGCCAGGAGAAAAGAAGCGGAGGAGAGCATCAAACACAAATTAGAATTTGAAAAAACTATTTCATCTATTTCTTCCCGATTTATCAGTGTTTCTAATATTGACGAGGTCATTAATGCTTCACTTGCTGATATTGGTAGATTAAGCGGAGCCAACCGCAGTTATCTTTTTCTTTTTAAAGAAGACGGACTGACAACGATGGACAACACCCATGAGTGGTGTGCTGAGGGTGTGAGTCCTCAGATAGATAACCTCCAAAATCTTCCTTCAGATATGGTTCTATGGTGGATGAAGAAACTTCGTAATGGAGAAGTTATCCATATAAAAGATGTTTCAAAATTGCCTTCCGAGGCAAAAGCTGAAAAGGAAATACTGGAAGGACAGGATATCAAATCGCTTCTGGTATTACCATTAAGTATCGCAGGAAAGCTTGCTGGGTTTATAGGTTTTGACAACGTTGTGAGAACTGGAGAATGGAATAATGAGGATTTGGCTCTACTGCGTATTTCTTCGGAGATTATTGGAAATGCCCTTGAGCGCAAGAAGGCAGAGGAAAAAATTAGATTGTTCTCTGACGCCGTTGTAGGAGCTATTGATGCAATAGCAATAACTGATATGAAAGGCATTATCTCTTACGTTAATCCCGCCAAGGAAGAGACGTATGGATACAAGAGAGGAGAGCTTATAGGAAAGCATGTTTCTATTTTTAATCCAAAGCCAGAGATGTTTAAAGAAACACTGTTAAATTTGATGAAAACAGGTAACTGGCATGGAGAAGTTTTACAACAAAAGAAAAACAAAGAGATATTCCCAGCTCTGTTATCACTTTCAATAATACGGGATGAAAAAGGAAAGGAAATAGGAATGATGGGTGTTGTCAGAGATATCACCGAACGCAAGAAGGTGGAGAAGAAGCAAGTACTAAGGTTTGAAATTTTAAAAATCTTCCATCAACACGGCTCACTAAAAAACATGCATGAAAGAGCAATCTCTTTAATAAAAGAATATTTGGATTGCGAAGTAGTTGCCCTAAGACTAAAAAAGGATGAGGATTATCCTTATTTTATTAATAATGGTTTCCCTGAGGAATTTATAAAGTCGGAAAATTATCTTTGTATTTATGATGAAAAGGGAAATTGCTTAAGGGATTCCAGAGGTAAACTTGTTTTAGCCTGTATGTGCGGGATTGTCATTAATGCTAAGTTCAATCAAGATAAACCATTCTTTACTAAGAACGGCAGTTTCTGGACTAATAGCACAAGCGATCTTTTAGCATCTACAAATGAAAAGGAAAGAGGGGCCACTACCCGCAATGTATGTAATCAATATGGCTATGAATCTGTTGCATTAATACCAATTAAATCAAGTGGCGATAATTTAGGGCTATTACACATCACCGATAAAAGACGAAATCTTTTCTCGGCTGACAATATAAACTTTCTTGAGGAATTAGGACATATAATTGGCATGATGGTAGAATGCAAATGGACAGAGGAGACACTGCTAAAGTCAGAAGATAGGTATCGCAAGCTTCTTAAAAACTCTGATAAGGAACTGGTTAAATTTATTCAGAGTAAGGAAGTATCTTAG
- a CDS encoding PilZ domain-containing protein has product MSLFQFKGNDKTFEAITQDISQSGLMFRSFNFIPNGRKLRLEIYQPLNYNKDTSFAIPAEAQADWIKQARENNENFIGVKITKMNEKHQDSLAFLYK; this is encoded by the coding sequence TTGTCTCTTTTTCAGTTTAAGGGTAATGACAAAACATTTGAGGCAATTACTCAAGATATAAGCCAAAGTGGGCTAATGTTTAGGAGCTTTAATTTTATACCAAATGGCAGAAAATTAAGACTTGAAATATATCAGCCTCTAAATTATAATAAAGATACCTCTTTTGCTATCCCGGCAGAGGCTCAAGCAGACTGGATCAAGCAGGCCCGAGAGAATAATGAGAATTTTATTGGCGTAAAAATTACAAAGATGAATGAAAAGCATCAAGACAGTCTTGCTTTTCTATATAAATGA
- a CDS encoding PilZ domain-containing protein, translated as MSNSKIIKKSGFDKNSGFIFYRLQNSNNEELKESIINNISVNGLSFKTPEPITPGVILECEIYKPRGDKKDIIVSICAQAKVVNVKKIGYSDEFANNRYRVELKFLKKIHSFSPGIN; from the coding sequence ATGTCAAATTCTAAAATAATTAAGAAATCCGGCTTTGATAAAAATAGTGGTTTTATATTTTATAGACTACAAAACAGCAATAATGAAGAATTAAAAGAGTCAATTATCAATAATATAAGTGTTAATGGATTAAGCTTTAAAACTCCTGAGCCGATAACGCCGGGGGTTATTTTAGAGTGCGAAATATACAAGCCAAGAGGTGATAAAAAAGATATAATTGTCTCTATTTGTGCCCAAGCTAAGGTGGTTAACGTAAAGAAGATTGGCTATAGTGATGAATTTGCCAACAATAGATACAGAGTGGAATTGAAATTTTTAAAAAAGATACACAGTTTTAGCCCAGGTATAAATTAA
- a CDS encoding IclR family transcriptional regulator, whose protein sequence is MKKRGRRKIEEGNHRTSFLKSVERTLDVLEFLSKSRSIGITELADIIKIGRSTAHRILSTLEKKGFAVQDPETGKYALGHMVFQLAKSVIHMIEPVKYVRPYLRELCEKIGENIAFGVITPAKDRTLILAEEIADKAVIARPILFQRFPIYVCPCGKAYLLTLNDKQLKTALSKNGLIRFTEYTLTSLLGLKKHLERFRKKGYTVSQNEFSIGLSAMASGLCDAENKFAGGIMIVGPAFRFTNRNIKQWGELLLQTTAKLSLEFKAKGIV, encoded by the coding sequence GTGAAGAAAAGGGGTAGAAGAAAAATAGAAGAAGGTAATCATAGAACGAGTTTTCTTAAATCAGTTGAAAGGACGCTTGATGTCTTGGAATTTTTAAGTAAAAGCCGCTCAATTGGAATCACAGAGTTAGCTGATATTATAAAAATTGGAAGGAGTACTGCCCACCGCATTTTGTCTACCTTAGAAAAAAAAGGCTTTGCTGTCCAGGATCCTGAGACCGGAAAATATGCACTTGGGCATATGGTTTTTCAGCTAGCGAAGTCAGTTATTCATATGATAGAACCGGTAAAATATGTTAGGCCTTACTTAAGAGAACTTTGTGAAAAAATAGGAGAAAATATTGCCTTTGGCGTTATTACCCCGGCAAAAGATAGAACCTTGATTTTAGCAGAAGAGATAGCTGACAAAGCTGTGATAGCAAGGCCAATTCTTTTTCAACGTTTCCCAATATATGTTTGTCCTTGCGGCAAGGCATATCTTCTTACATTAAACGATAAGCAGCTAAAAACTGCATTGTCCAAAAATGGCTTAATAAGATTTACTGAATATACACTTACTTCTTTACTTGGTTTGAAGAAGCATCTTGAGCGATTTCGCAAGAAAGGATATACCGTAAGTCAGAATGAATTTTCAATTGGGCTTTCTGCAATGGCTTCAGGTTTATGTGATGCAGAGAATAAATTTGCAGGAGGAATCATGATTGTAGGCCCAGCATTTAGATTTACCAATAGAAACATTAAACAATGGGGAGAGCTTTTATTGCAGACAACTGCAAAGTTAAGTTTAGAATTTAAGGCAAAGGGCATCGTGTAA
- a CDS encoding PAS domain S-box protein gives MEEVKLLNNNIESDKSNITENREAKENLKQHQFMAESKHGAIFFKNTESQYILINNKFLEILGLFQEQVIGKDDYEILPDKKEAKKNIKGDQFVFKTGKPREVTKRVIDTKRKECWFHTIKLPQFDEQGNIVGLVGIIRDITERKKTEQAHAKIVEAEKKRAEELRNAYSELQESRDELVRSDKLAYTGRIAASIAHEIRNPLTNVTMSAQQIKRVIKPKHLRNKHIEIIERNVERINYLITELLNCARPPKLNIQPCNIHKLLKRVLSTLMPKISSQKIKIVKKFTFRPTKIKVDKEQIERVFSNLILNAIEAMPKGGKSTIITEFNEDLFVVKIQDTGRGIPEKDIIKIFDPFFSSKSTGVGLGLTLCYGIIVSHGGSIEVNSKPRQGTIFTVSLPVKENSTHTQREYTRT, from the coding sequence ATGGAAGAAGTTAAATTGTTGAATAATAATATTGAATCTGACAAGAGTAATATTACTGAGAATAGAGAGGCAAAAGAAAATCTTAAACAACACCAATTTATGGCAGAATCTAAGCATGGGGCCATCTTTTTTAAAAACACCGAAAGCCAATATATCCTTATTAACAATAAATTCTTAGAGATTTTGGGACTGTTTCAAGAGCAAGTTATTGGAAAAGATGATTATGAAATCCTACCAGATAAAAAAGAGGCTAAGAAAAACATTAAAGGCGACCAATTTGTTTTTAAGACAGGCAAACCAAGAGAAGTTACTAAACGCGTCATTGACACAAAGCGAAAAGAATGCTGGTTTCACACTATAAAACTTCCACAGTTTGATGAGCAAGGAAATATTGTTGGTCTAGTTGGCATTATCCGTGACATCACTGAGCGCAAAAAGACAGAGCAGGCACACGCAAAAATTGTAGAGGCGGAGAAGAAAAGGGCGGAAGAGTTAAGGAATGCTTATTCAGAACTACAAGAAAGTAGAGATGAGTTGGTTCGTTCTGACAAACTCGCCTATACTGGCCGGATAGCTGCCAGTATTGCTCACGAGATAAGAAACCCTTTGACTAATGTGACTATGTCTGCTCAACAAATAAAGCGAGTTATTAAGCCAAAACACCTTAGAAATAAACATATTGAGATTATTGAAAGAAATGTAGAAAGGATTAATTACTTAATTACGGAACTCTTAAATTGTGCTCGACCACCAAAACTTAATATACAGCCTTGCAATATACATAAACTGTTAAAAAGAGTCTTAAGTACGCTAATGCCTAAGATTAGTTCACAAAAGATAAAAATAGTCAAAAAATTTACCTTTAGGCCAACCAAAATAAAAGTAGACAAGGAACAAATCGAACGTGTCTTCTCAAACCTAATCTTGAATGCTATTGAAGCTATGCCTAAGGGAGGTAAATCGACTATTATTACAGAATTTAATGAAGACCTTTTTGTAGTAAAGATTCAAGATACAGGTCGAGGCATTCCTGAAAAGGATATTATCAAGATATTTGACCCTTTCTTTAGTTCCAAGTCTACTGGAGTTGGCTTAGGATTAACTTTATGCTATGGGATTATTGTTAGTCACGGTGGCAGTATAGAGGTAAATAGTAAGCCACGTCAGGGAACTATCTTCACAGTCTCTTTGCCAGTTAAGGAGAACTCGACACACACACAGAGAGAATATACCCGTACTTAA
- a CDS encoding response regulator gives MAEIKYDIRKGIDIYRAIYTSRLQSWISEGKIKQGEVLVWRSGLSGWRRPEELDELIPFFEKWEKRQLKKLKRKKQTTQPSAYNGQIKNILIVDDEQDMCSLLQDALSQRDFNVAVANTKKEAINSIRKKAPDLVLLDLKLPDANGIKLLSRIKKIHPKTAVDIISAYGSEESKEEAKERGAHSFIDKPFTEREVLRSIRQLNGGRKH, from the coding sequence GTGGCTGAGATAAAATATGATATTAGAAAAGGAATAGATATATACAGAGCAATTTATACTTCTCGCTTACAGAGCTGGATTTCTGAAGGTAAGATAAAGCAAGGAGAGGTTCTGGTTTGGCGAAGTGGACTTTCAGGTTGGCGCAGGCCCGAGGAACTCGATGAGCTTATACCATTTTTTGAAAAATGGGAAAAACGCCAGTTAAAAAAACTAAAAAGAAAAAAGCAGACAACCCAACCCTCAGCTTATAATGGGCAGATAAAGAATATTTTGATAGTAGATGATGAACAGGATATGTGCTCTCTTTTACAAGATGCCTTAAGCCAGAGAGATTTTAATGTAGCGGTTGCCAATACAAAAAAAGAGGCAATAAATTCTATTAGAAAAAAAGCGCCGGACTTGGTTCTTTTAGATTTAAAATTGCCTGATGCCAATGGAATAAAACTTTTATCCCGAATTAAAAAAATCCATCCCAAGACAGCAGTAGATATAATCTCTGCCTATGGGTCTGAAGAAAGTAAAGAAGAGGCAAAAGAAAGAGGAGCCCATAGTTTTATTGATAAGCCATTTACTGAGAGAGAGGTATTAAGGAGTATAAGACAATTAAATGGGGGAAGAAAGCATTAG
- a CDS encoding sigma-54 dependent transcriptional regulator gives METILVIDDNKDLCFNLSTILKDEGYNVFAAEDGKGALKAIERNSPNLVLLDIRLPEMGGMEILEKAKKIDKDLIIIMLTAYADVKDAVRAMKLGAYDYITKPFDNEELILIIKRALQTQHLSKEVESLRKRLGEKTDIKEVMGESPQIKQVLKQVEIIAPTNMTVILQGESGTGKELIANMIHRNSLRKDKIFIAIDCGAIPETLVESELFGYEKGAFTGADDRKEGKFEQVNGGTLFLDEITNLPNSSQAKLLRVIQERKLQRLGGKKDIKVDVRIIVATNINLSEAVRTGELRDDLFHRINEFQISLPLLCERKDDIPVLAKFFLNEANCDLNKKIEGISSEAMRFLFDYHWPGNVRELKNTVRKAVLLCDDTNIGPAHISLNDVSIPKNEGLSVFNLKRDLEEGSSLRKITKNATKRIEQEAIKQALVEAGGNKTKAAKILKIDRMSLYSKIREFQLDGEVVSKK, from the coding sequence ATGGAAACCATTCTAGTTATAGATGATAATAAGGACTTATGTTTTAACCTTTCAACTATTTTAAAGGATGAAGGTTACAATGTATTTGCTGCAGAAGATGGGAAAGGAGCTCTTAAAGCAATTGAGAGAAATTCCCCTAATTTAGTTTTACTGGATATCAGACTTCCTGAAATGGGCGGGATGGAGATTTTAGAGAAGGCCAAAAAAATTGATAAGGATTTAATCATAATTATGCTTACTGCCTATGCAGATGTAAAAGATGCAGTAAGAGCAATGAAGTTAGGGGCGTACGATTATATTACTAAACCTTTTGATAACGAAGAACTAATTCTAATAATTAAAAGAGCTTTGCAAACCCAACATTTGAGCAAGGAAGTAGAGAGTTTAAGAAAAAGACTCGGTGAGAAGACAGATATAAAAGAAGTAATGGGAGAAAGTCCCCAGATAAAACAGGTTTTAAAACAGGTTGAGATTATTGCCCCTACAAATATGACGGTTATCTTGCAGGGTGAGAGTGGTACAGGTAAGGAACTCATTGCTAATATGATTCATCGAAATAGCTTACGAAAAGATAAGATCTTTATTGCCATAGACTGTGGTGCAATTCCAGAGACATTGGTTGAGAGTGAATTATTCGGTTATGAAAAAGGGGCTTTTACTGGAGCAGATGATAGGAAGGAAGGTAAATTTGAGCAGGTAAATGGAGGGACCTTATTTTTGGATGAGATTACTAATTTACCTAACTCTTCCCAGGCAAAACTCCTGCGTGTAATTCAAGAAAGAAAATTGCAGCGCTTAGGAGGGAAAAAGGATATAAAAGTAGATGTAAGAATTATTGTTGCCACAAACATTAATCTTTCTGAAGCTGTAAGGACAGGCGAATTAAGAGATGACCTTTTTCACAGAATAAATGAATTTCAAATCAGCCTTCCTTTGCTTTGCGAAAGAAAAGATGATATTCCTGTATTGGCTAAGTTTTTCCTGAATGAGGCTAATTGCGACCTCAATAAAAAAATAGAAGGAATATCTAGCGAAGCCATGAGGTTTCTTTTCGATTACCATTGGCCAGGAAATGTAAGAGAGTTAAAGAATACCGTTAGAAAAGCTGTGCTTTTATGCGATGATACTAATATCGGTCCTGCACATATTTCCCTAAATGATGTCAGCATACCTAAAAATGAAGGTTTAAGCGTATTTAATCTTAAGCGAGATCTAGAGGAAGGCTCATCACTTCGTAAGATAACTAAAAATGCGACAAAACGGATAGAGCAGGAAGCAATTAAGCAAGCATTGGTTGAAGCCGGTGGCAATAAAACCAAGGCTGCCAAAATTCTTAAGATAGATCGTATGAGCCTCTATTCGAAGATAAGAGAGTTCCAACTGGATGGAGAAGTGGTGAGTAAAAAATAA
- a CDS encoding response regulator has translation MNRRENQFKTRLSKSKKILLVDDEKDLCSIMKEIIRDAGHRFLWATTVIEGLKKFKKSRDLDMVIVDLKLGHDNGLTFIRKAIAINNKVKFAMISAYGNPEVKDKARQLGVSRFLDKPLRLEGLLEIIKQN, from the coding sequence ATGAACCGAAGGGAAAATCAATTTAAAACTCGCTTATCTAAATCAAAAAAGATACTCCTTGTTGATGATGAAAAGGATCTGTGCTCGATTATGAAAGAGATTATCAGAGATGCTGGCCACAGATTCCTCTGGGCTACTACAGTCATTGAGGGTCTGAAGAAATTCAAGAAATCAAGAGATCTGGATATGGTGATAGTTGACTTAAAATTAGGCCACGATAATGGCTTAACGTTTATAAGAAAGGCAATAGCAATTAACAACAAAGTAAAATTTGCAATGATATCTGCATATGGCAATCCTGAAGTAAAAGACAAAGCGAGGCAGTTAGGCGTAAGTCGTTTTTTAGATAAGCCATTGAGGTTAGAAGGATTATTAGAAATAATCAAGCAAAATTAG
- the gvpA gene encoding gas vesicle structural protein GvpA (There are 14 genes on the gvp gene cluster in halophilic archaea. The product of gvpA is a structural component of gas vesicles, which provide buoyancy to cells and promote flotation. It has been reported that the products of gvpAO and gvpFGJKLM represent the minimal set required for gas vesicle formation in halophilic archaea.) gives MAVEKAIGSSSLVEVVDRILDKGVVVDAWVRVSLVGIEILAIEARVVVASVETYLKYAEAIGLTATAA, from the coding sequence ATGGCAGTAGAAAAAGCGATTGGTTCTTCCAGCTTGGTCGAAGTAGTTGACCGTATCCTGGACAAGGGCGTGGTAGTTGACGCTTGGGTAAGAGTCTCTTTAGTTGGTATAGAGATTCTCGCGATTGAAGCTAGAGTAGTAGTGGCATCAGTCGAGACTTACCTGAAGTATGCTGAGGCAATTGGTCTAACCGCAACAGCAGCCTAA
- the gvpN gene encoding gas vesicle protein GvpN, giving the protein MIDEMTTVLEPSPLSDFVETKYIKGITNRALAYIKADFPVHFRGISGSGKTTLAMHIASKIKRPVVMIHGDEEFTTSDLVGGEYGYRVRKVVDRFISRVLKTEEDMVKRWVDNRLTVACKYGFTLIYDEFTRSRPEANNILLSILQEKMMDLPVGRGGEEPYLRVDPEFNAIFTSNPEEYAGVHRSQDALRDRMITMDLDYFDYETEVAITKAKSKLSKQHAEIIVNIVRGLRESGKCEFAPTVRGCIMIAKTLKVQGITPIRSANGAFTQMCQDILASETSRVGSKTNQDRVKGIVKELVKKEVGTGETISVNKETEKEAVIA; this is encoded by the coding sequence ATGATTGATGAGATGACTACAGTATTAGAGCCAAGTCCTTTGTCAGATTTTGTGGAGACAAAGTACATCAAGGGTATCACCAATAGGGCCCTTGCCTATATAAAGGCGGATTTTCCGGTCCATTTTAGAGGGATATCCGGTTCCGGCAAGACCACGTTGGCTATGCACATAGCCAGTAAGATTAAAAGGCCGGTGGTTATGATTCACGGAGATGAAGAATTCACTACTTCTGATTTGGTAGGCGGCGAGTATGGCTATCGAGTTAGAAAGGTCGTAGACCGATTTATCTCAAGGGTATTAAAAACAGAAGAGGATATGGTAAAACGCTGGGTTGACAACCGCTTGACCGTTGCCTGTAAATACGGATTTACTTTAATCTATGATGAATTCACCCGTTCTCGACCTGAAGCGAATAACATCCTTCTTTCAATCTTACAAGAGAAGATGATGGATCTGCCTGTGGGAAGAGGCGGAGAGGAACCGTATTTGAGGGTTGACCCGGAGTTTAACGCTATCTTTACCTCTAACCCCGAAGAATATGCCGGTGTCCATAGGAGCCAGGATGCTTTAAGGGACAGGATGATTACCATGGACCTGGATTACTTTGACTATGAGACAGAGGTGGCCATTACTAAGGCAAAGTCTAAACTCTCAAAACAACATGCTGAGATAATAGTCAATATCGTAAGGGGCTTAAGAGAGTCAGGAAAGTGTGAGTTTGCTCCCACTGTTCGCGGCTGTATTATGATTGCCAAGACCCTTAAAGTCCAAGGCATTACCCCTATAAGAAGCGCCAATGGGGCTTTTACGCAGATGTGTCAGGATATATTGGCTTCTGAGACAAGCAGGGTCGGCTCAAAGACTAATCAGGACAGGGTAAAAGGAATAGTTAAAGAACTTGTCAAGAAAGAAGTCGGCACCGGGGAGACTATTAGTGTTAACAAGGAGACAGAGAAAGAGGCCGTTATTGCTTAG
- a CDS encoding AbrB/MazE/SpoVT family DNA-binding domain-containing protein encodes MPLLRVFSKIDDKNKITIPRGIRKELNIKPGDRLELTLGGINKARKLLVSKLRGR; translated from the coding sequence GTGCCGCTTTTACGAGTTTTCTCGAAGATTGATGATAAAAATAAGATTACGATACCTCGCGGTATCCGTAAGGAGCTTAATATTAAGCCGGGCGATAGGTTAGAATTAACGCTTGGCGGAATAAATAAGGCAAGGAAATTGCTTGTCTCAAAATTAAGAGGGAGATAG
- a CDS encoding Hsp20/alpha crystallin family protein, with translation MAREKKKKEEEIGFDFGIGGLFKGIEKLVDLAADLKEAGGEIKKEGEIDLSHLKEGMKGVFGFSIKTAVGGKPIVEPFGNIKKTPKGPTVDEEREPITDLFDEKEEIRIYAEMPGINQEDVKLDLKGDILDISAQTGDRKYHKEILLPAKVKTETITSSYKNGILEISIKKC, from the coding sequence ATGGCAAGAGAAAAGAAAAAAAAGGAAGAAGAAATAGGTTTTGATTTTGGCATTGGTGGTTTATTTAAAGGCATTGAGAAGTTGGTTGACCTTGCGGCAGATTTAAAAGAAGCAGGCGGTGAAATCAAAAAAGAGGGTGAGATAGACCTAAGCCATCTTAAAGAAGGTATGAAGGGAGTTTTTGGTTTTTCTATAAAGACTGCTGTGGGAGGCAAGCCTATAGTCGAACCATTTGGTAATATTAAGAAGACCCCTAAAGGACCTACGGTTGACGAGGAAAGGGAACCGATTACTGATCTCTTTGATGAAAAAGAAGAGATTAGGATTTATGCAGAGATGCCTGGAATAAACCAAGAGGATGTAAAATTGGATTTAAAAGGCGATATCTTGGATATTTCCGCTCAGACAGGCGATAGAAAATACCACAAGGAGATTCTGCTTCCGGCAAAGGTTAAGACCGAGACTATCACCTCCAGCTATAAAAACGGTATTTTAGAAATAAGCATAAAGAAATGTTAA
- a CDS encoding ArsA family ATPase produces the protein MALVGLREDALKLILFGGKGGVGKTTCASSTGLYLAKHFKTLLFSTDPAHSLSDSLGQKIGDEIKEVKGIKNLSALELSAEKALSKFKVEYEDEIKKILDTSTYLDQEDIDSIFALPIPGMDEVMGFKTIVDLIEEAKFDKYIVDTAPTGHALRLLTLPELFDDWIKVMAKMRWKYRYMVETFAGKYKPDEGDDFLLSMKKTVKRIENLLKDQSRCEFIAVTIPEDMAISETERLLNNLSRYGIRVRQLVINNVIESRDCKFCRERRKEQEKYISQIRRKFGNLKISITPLQPKEVKGIDALNNFSRLLTPL, from the coding sequence ATGGCATTAGTCGGATTAAGGGAAGATGCGTTAAAATTAATTCTATTTGGTGGGAAGGGTGGTGTAGGAAAGACGACCTGTGCCTCAAGCACAGGTCTTTATTTAGCCAAACATTTTAAAACATTACTCTTTTCTACAGATCCGGCGCATTCACTCTCTGATAGTTTAGGGCAGAAAATCGGCGATGAAATAAAAGAAGTTAAAGGTATAAAGAACTTAAGCGCTCTTGAACTAAGCGCGGAAAAGGCTCTTTCTAAATTTAAGGTTGAATACGAAGATGAGATAAAGAAAATATTGGATACCTCTACGTATTTAGACCAAGAAGACATTGATTCCATCTTTGCTTTGCCCATTCCAGGAATGGATGAGGTGATGGGTTTTAAGACCATAGTCGACTTAATAGAAGAAGCGAAATTTGATAAATACATTGTAGATACAGCACCTACAGGTCATGCATTGCGACTTTTGACTCTACCAGAACTATTCGATGACTGGATTAAAGTTATGGCAAAGATGAGATGGAAGTATAGGTATATGGTTGAGACATTTGCGGGAAAATATAAACCTGATGAAGGTGATGATTTCCTATTAAGTATGAAAAAGACAGTGAAGAGAATAGAAAATCTTCTTAAGGATCAAAGTAGGTGTGAATTTATAGCAGTTACCATTCCAGAGGATATGGCGATTTCAGAGACAGAGAGATTGTTAAATAATTTGAGTCGCTATGGCATAAGGGTAAGGCAATTAGTAATAAATAATGTAATAGAGTCAAGAGATTGCAAGTTTTGCAGAGAAAGGAGAAAAGAGCAGGAAAAATATATAAGCCAGATAAGAAGAAAATTTGGTAATCTAAAGATATCGATTACTCCATTGCAGCCTAAAGAAGTCAAGGGCATAGATGCTTTGAATAATTTTTCCCGCTTACTAACTCCTCTATAA